The DNA window CTTCCTGTTTCGTGTCTCCGACATCCCGGACCGATCCTGGGAGCGGGCGCGCATGCTATGGCTGAACAGCCCCCACAATCCGACCGGCGTGGTCAGTTCACTCGACGAGCTGGCCCGGTTCCGGGAACGGGCGCAGCAACACGGGGTGCTGTTGTGCTCCGACGAGTGCTACGTGGATCTATATGACCACGATCCGCCTGCTTCCCTTCTCGAGGTGGGCGGCACGGAGGGGGTGCTCGTCTACCTGAGCCTCTCCAAGCGGAGCGGTATGACCGGCTACCGGAGCGGAGCAATCGTGGGAGACGAACGGGCGATTGCGGTGCTCAGATCCCTCCGCACCGGAACGGGCACGGCCCCTCCCGAGTTCACTCAGGCGGCTGCCATCGCCGCCTGGAACGATGACGCCCATGTTGAGGAACGGCGTACGCTCTTCCGGCGCAAGCGGGTGATCATCTCCCGAGGGTTCGAGACGCTCGGTTACCCCACGATCGGCTCCGAGGCGGGCCTGTACATCTGGTTGAAGGTAGAGGATGATGTGGCCATTACCGAGCGGCTCCTGGAACACGGCGTAGTGGTCTCTCCCGGTCGCGTGTTCGGCGCCGGCGGCGAAGGGCATATCCGCCTGGCGCTGGTACCTACCCTGGACGAATGCCACCAGGCGATCGAAGTAGTCAGCACCTGCCTGGGTAGCCGATGACGGTACTGGACACCCTGTGCTGGCTGGTTGACATCCCGTCTCCTACCGGTCAAGAGGGTCGGCTTTGCGAAGCCCTCTCGCGCCGGCTCGGCTCCACGTATGCGAGGGACCATGTCCGGCGTGTCGGCAAGAGCCTGGTAGTGGGCCCACGCACCGGGCGGCCACTGCTCTTGCTCGTGGGCCACATCGATACCGTGCCTCCCCAGGGTCAGGGGCCCGCTCAGATCGAGGGAGGACGGCTGCTCGGTCTCGGAACGTCGGACATGAAATCGGGCGTCGCGGTCATGGTTCACCTGCTCGAGGAGGAGATGGTCCGGGAGGGCCCCTTCGATGTGGTCGGCGTGTTCTACGATGCCGAGGAGGGTCCCGATGCGGGGAACGGTCTCGAGCCGGTTCTGCAGGAGCTGTCCTGGCTGTCCGAGGCGGAGTTCGCGGTGGTGCTCGAGCCCACCGACCTCGAGCTCCAGCTCGGTTGCCAGGGCACCGCGAACGCCACCGTCCGTTTCGAGGGCAAGACCGCCCACAGCGCCCGCCCCTGGTTGGGTGAGAACGCGATCACCAAGGCTGGCGCGTGGCTGGCCGATCTCCATGAGCGGCAGCCGGAGGAACACGTGGTGTCGGGCCTTTCCTTCTTCGAGGTGTTCTCCGTGACCCAGGCCTCAGCAGGGCTGGCGCGCAATGTGATCCCCGGGACCTTCGATCTCCACCTCAACTACCGGTTCCCGCCCAACGTGACCCCCGAAGCTGCGCGCAGGCGGCTGTCCGAGATCGCGGCCCCCGCCGACGCGGTGGAGGTTCACGAGATCGTTCCCGGCGCACCGGTGCCGGAAGGCAACCCGCACCTCGATCGGCTGATCCGAGCCACGAGTGCCCCGCTCACTCCCAAGCAGGCGTGGACCGATGTGGCACGTCTGGCGCGTTACGGGGTTCCGGCCGTCAACTACGGACCGGGTGAGGTTGCCCAGGCCCACCAGGCCACGGAGAGCGTGCCGATCGCCTACCTGGATCCGGCGTACGAGGCGCTGCTCGGCTTCCTGACGGAGGCGCCATCCGGCTGATGGATCACGCGGTCCTGTACCAGCACTCCCAGGCCAGCCCACCTGCGATGTGGGTACTGGTGTGCTGCTGGTGGATTCCGGTCGCTCTCCTATCGGGTGTGAACGATCCCGGAAGAACCCCGTACCTGCTTGGGCTGTTTCCGGTGCTCTCGCTGATCTACGTGGGTTTTCTCCGGCTGACAGTGACGGTCAGCGGTGCTGAGATCCTTCTGGCCTACACCTTCGGCCGGCCGCGCCGGCGGATCGACCGCGGCAGGGTCATCTCCGCCGTTCCGGAGCGGATTCCCCTTTGGTACGGGTGGGGCATCCGGCGGACGCCAAGGGGTTGGATGTGGAATGTCTGGGGACGGGACGCGGTGCGGGTCACCCTTACCGACAGGGAGTTCTTGATAGGCACCGACGACCCTGACGGGCTGGTGGCGGCTCTGACGCCTCGTTAGCACCGGCGGGCGCTACTCCGACCGCTGCGGTGCCGTTAACCTCCCGTCCGTGGCCGT is part of the bacterium genome and encodes:
- a CDS encoding aminotransferase class I/II-fold pyridoxal phosphate-dependent enzyme, with the translated sequence MRVNPVLDQIGSHAITAIHDRARHLRAAGRPLVDFSIGDPREPTPAFIPEALKRAVPKVSQYPTVMGLPALRRAIAGYAGRRFGVEVDPDTQVLPTTGSKESIFSTALAFVDREAGDGVVWPTPGYPIYERGARLAGALPLPVRLKDDFLFRVSDIPDRSWERARMLWLNSPHNPTGVVSSLDELARFRERAQQHGVLLCSDECYVDLYDHDPPASLLEVGGTEGVLVYLSLSKRSGMTGYRSGAIVGDERAIAVLRSLRTGTGTAPPEFTQAAAIAAWNDDAHVEERRTLFRRKRVIISRGFETLGYPTIGSEAGLYIWLKVEDDVAITERLLEHGVVVSPGRVFGAGGEGHIRLALVPTLDECHQAIEVVSTCLGSR
- the dapE gene encoding succinyl-diaminopimelate desuccinylase, encoding MTVLDTLCWLVDIPSPTGQEGRLCEALSRRLGSTYARDHVRRVGKSLVVGPRTGRPLLLLVGHIDTVPPQGQGPAQIEGGRLLGLGTSDMKSGVAVMVHLLEEEMVREGPFDVVGVFYDAEEGPDAGNGLEPVLQELSWLSEAEFAVVLEPTDLELQLGCQGTANATVRFEGKTAHSARPWLGENAITKAGAWLADLHERQPEEHVVSGLSFFEVFSVTQASAGLARNVIPGTFDLHLNYRFPPNVTPEAARRRLSEIAAPADAVEVHEIVPGAPVPEGNPHLDRLIRATSAPLTPKQAWTDVARLARYGVPAVNYGPGEVAQAHQATESVPIAYLDPAYEALLGFLTEAPSG